The following is a genomic window from Amycolatopsis australiensis.
CTCGGGGTCGCCGGCGAAGTGGCGCGGGTCGGCGAGCTCCTCGAACCGCAGCCCCAGCCGGGCGTACGGCGGGTACGCGCGCCAGAACCCTTCGCCGCCGCGGAAGTCCGGCAGGCCGGAGTCGACGCCCATCCCGGCGCCGGCGCAGATCAGCAGCGCGCCGGCGCTCTCCAGCAGCTCCGCGGCCCGGTCGAGGGCGTCACTCACCCGGCTTCGAGCCGAGGACGACCTCGAACTCCAGCAGGTTCGCCCCGGTGGACACGGGCTTGGCGCGCTCGCCCGAGTGCGCCGCCGCGGCCGGGCCGCCCTTCGCCCACGCCTGATACGCCTCTTCGGTTTCCCACTTCGTGTACACGAAGTAGCGCGTCTCGCCGGAGACCGGGCGCAGCAGCTCGAACCCGAGGAAGCCCGGCTGCCGGTCGACGGCGTGCATCCGCGCGGCGAACCGCTTCTCCAGCTCGGGGCCGGCGCCCTCCGGGACCTCGATCGCATTGATCTTCACGACACTCATGCGCCCAGCCTACTGACGTCAGCTGCGCAGCGAGCCGGGGAAGAGGTCGGCGTCCGCGGGCAGCTTCGTGCCGCGGAACCACTCGTCGAAGAACGGGCGCAGGTTCTGGCCGCTGTCCCGCGCCGCCATCGCCTCGAAGTCGGCCCAGGTCGCGTTGCCGTGGCGGTAGCGGGACGGCCAGTCGTGCAGCAGCCGGTCGAACGCCGGGTCGCCGATCTGGCGGCGCAGGGCGTGCACCGCGAGGATGCCCTTGTTGTAGACGCCCTCGAACTCGTGGCCGTGACCCATGGCGACCAGCTTCTGCCCCCAGAAGTCCGTGCTGCCCCGGGTGATCTCGATGGCCGCGCGGTAGCGGTCGTCCAGGCTCTGGCCCTCGCGCTCGGCCCACAGCCACTGCGAGTACGACGCGAAGCACTCGTTCAGGCAGATGTCGGACCAATCGCGCAAGGACACCGAATCGCCGAACCACTGGTGGGCGTTTTCGTGGACGAGCGTCGGCAGGTCGGCCCACTTCGCGTACGTCGGCCGGGTCTGCGTCTCGAGTGAGAACGGCACGTTCTCGTCGAGGTAGATCCCGCCGGCGGCCGACTGCGGGTACGGCCCGAACTTGCTCGTCAGGAACCCGAGCACCTCCGGCAGCCTGCCACCGATCGCGCGCCGGGCGTCGGCACCCGGCGCGTACGCCGAAACCACCGGCGTGCCGTCCGGCAGGGTCGAGCGGTCGACGCTGAACTTGCCGATCGCGATCGTCGTCAGGTAGCTCGCGACCGGGTTCGGCTCGGTCCAGGTGCCGGGCGGGCCCTCGCGGCCGTTCGAGATCACCGTCCACCCCGCCGGGACGTGCGCGGTGAGCGTGAAGGTGGCCTTGTCCCGCGGGGTCTCGTTCACCGGGTACCAGAACGACGCCGAGTGCGGCTCGCCGACCATGTACGCGCCGCCGTCGGCCGAGTGCTGCCAGCCGTTCTCGCTCCCGCCGTCGTGCGGGGTCTTGGCCGGGTCACCGCCGTAGCGGACACGCGTGCGGAACGTCGTCCCGGCGCGGATCGGCGACGGCGGCGTGATGACCAGCTCGAACGCCTTCTCCCGGCTGAAGCGCGCCGGCTGCCCGTCGACCTGGACGTCGTGGACGTCCAGGCCGCGCAGGTCGAGGTCGAAGCGGCTGAGGTCCTGGGTGGCCTTCGCGGTGACCGTCGTGTCGCCGTCGAGGTGCCCGCTCGGCGGGTCGTAGGTGACGCCGACCTGGTAGCCGAGGGCGTCGTAGCCGCCGTTGCCGTCGTCGGGGTAGTACGGGTCACCGGCCCCGGAGGCGCCCGGCAGCGGGTGCATGGGCGGGGGCGGCGGCGGAGGTGGCGGCGCCGTGACGGCGTCACCGGTGCACGCCGCGGCGAAGACCACCGCGGCGCAGACGGCGAGGGCGGTGAGTCGGCGGCGCATGCACCCCACCATAGGTGATGCAGCGCGACGGTTTGGTCACGTTCCGCACCAGGGCTTTTGTGGTTAGGTGGCCGCGTGCTCTGTTTCGGCGGCAGCGGCGTGCCGATCGTTCTGCTCCACGGCCTGATGGGCCGGGCGCGGACGTGGTGGCGGGTCGCGGAGTGGCTCCGGCCCTACGGTGCGGTGTACGGCCTCGACGCGCGCGGTCACGGCAGCGCGCCACGGGTCGGGCCGTGGACGACCGAGCGGTTCGCCGAGGACGTCGCCGCCGCCCTGCGGACGCTCGACGCCGGCCCGGCCGTGCTGATCGGCCACTCGATGGGCGGGCTGCACGCGTGGGCGACCGCCGCGCGGTACCCGGAGCTGGTGCGCGCGGTCGTGTCCGAGGACTTCGCGCCGGACCAGCGCGGCCGGACCGTCGAGACGTGGCGCGGGTACTTCGAGAGCTGGCCGGTGCCGTTCGAGTCGCTCGGCCACGTCCGCGAGTTCTTCGGCGACGCCGGCGAGTACTTCGCGGACTGCGTCGAGGAGCGCGAGGACGGCTTCCACCTGGTCGCCGACCTCGAGGACCTGTACGTCATCGCCGCCGAGTGGGGCCGCCGGGACTACTGGGACGTGGTCGAAGCGATCCGCTGCCCGTTGCTGCTGGTCGAGGGCGAGCACACGGCGATGCCGCCCGGCCAGCAGGCCGCCGTCGCGGCCCGGGTGCCGGGCGCGAAGCACCTGGTGGTGCCGGGCTCGGCCCACCTGCCGCACGACGAGGCCCCGGAGACCTACCGGGGCGCGGTCGAGGCGTTCCTCAGCCAGGTGCTCAACCGGTGAAACCGCGCGTGACCTGGGGGACGGCACACCGAACGCGCCGTTGAGCCCGGCGCGCCGACCGCCTGGTCACGCGCGCGACAGGTCCGCGCGCCAGGCCGCGGTGGAGCGATCGGATGGCACGATCAACGGCCAGACGTCCGCGCCGAGGAAGCCGGTTTCGTCGGAGACCATCGCCGCGGTGCAGGTGTCGCGGCGCAGCCCGGCCTGCGCCGCCAGTGCCGCCACGGCGTCCTTTGTGGACTGCCCGAAGACGCCGTCGGTCGGGACGCCGAACCCGGAGGCCCGCAGGAACCGCTGCGCCAGCTGGACCTTCCGGCCCGTGTCACCCGGCTTGAGCAGGGGCCACCCGGCTTCGGCGCGGGCCACCGAGACACCCAGGACGCGCCCGACTGCGGTCCGCAGCTCGGGCAGCCGGTCGTAGAGCACCTGGCCGGGGCACTCGGTCGAGTTGAAGTCGCGGTGGCCCTTGATGAACTCCGGCGAGATGCCGTACTGGTGGGCGATGTAGGCGATGAGGTTCACGAGGGAGTCCCACAGCGCCTGCGGCACGTCGACCGTGCTGTACATGCCCTCGTTCTCGATGCCGAGGCACTCGCTGTTGTGGTTGGCGACGTTGGCGCCCTGCACGTGCTGGGTGCCGCCGCGCAGCACTTCCAGGCTGCGGTGCCTGCCTTCGGTGACGAACCCGCCCCGGCTGTTCGTGAACTGCTGGCCGCTGTCGATCCAGCCGTTCTTGTCCATGTGGAGGTTCTGGATGAACCGCGCGACGTAGAACGCGCGGGCCAGCGAGAAGTCGTTGTTGGCCGGCGGATCGACGGCGTGGTGCACGACGATGTAGGTCGGCTTGTGGTTCTCCACCACGATGGTGCCGGCGGCGGGCCGGGCGCCCCATTCGGACGTCGGGTGGATCGTCGGTGTCGGCACGGCCGCGGCGGCCGTCCCCGTGGTCGTCATCCCCAGTGCGCCGGCCGCGGTCGCGGTCGCCCCCGCCTTGAGCAGGGTCCGGCGGTCAACAGTGACCATGCGGGAACGGTAACCCCGTACCGCGCCGAAGACAACTATTGACCAACTTTGGTCGTAGTGCGTCAGTGTTCACCCGGAAGTGCGAAAAGACCGTCGCGGGTCTGCTCGAGCAGGCCGTCGACCAGCAGGGAGTCCAGGCAGCGGTCGCGCTGGCCGCCGTCGTGCCACACCAGGTCCAGGCGCGCCTTCTCGACCGGCCCCTCGCTGCCGCGCAGCACGTCCAGCAGCCGTCCGCGGACGTACCGGTCGGTGCCGGCGTACCGCTGCACCGGCTTGGCCGGGCCGGTGTACTCCGGCCGGCCGGCGAGCTGCCAGGCGCACTCGGCGAAGATCGGGCAGTCCGCGCACTTCGGGGCGCGTGCGGTGCAGATCAGGGCGCCCAGCTCCATGATCGCGGCCGAAAACCGGGCGGCGGGCGCGTCCTCGGCGGGCAGCAGCGCCTCGACGTCGGCCATGTCCCGCGTGTTCGACGCGGGCCCGGCGTCCCCGGCGCCGTGCACGGCCCGCGCGACGACCCGCCGCACGTTCGTGTCGACGACCGGCGCGCGCCGCCCGTAGGCGAAGGCGGCGACGGCACGGGCGGTGTAGGCCCCGATGCCGGGCAGCGCGAGCAGAGTGTCCACATCGGACGGAACGACGTCACCGTGCCGCGCGGCGATGACCCCGGCGGCCTCGTGCAGCCGCAGCGCGCGACGCGGGTAGCCGAGCTTGCCCCAGGCCCGCACGACCTCGCCTTGCGACGACGCGGCCAGCGCGGAGGGAACGGGCCACCGCGCCATCCACTCGTGCCAGATCGGCTCCACGCGCGCGACAGGCGTCTGCTGCAGCATGATCTCGCTGACCAGGACGCCCCAGGCCGAGCAGTCGGGCCGGCGCCACGGCAGGTCCCGGCCGTGCGCGGAGAACCAGTCGAGCAGTACGTCAGCGTCCACAGCCACGCCGGGAGGCTACTTCACCTCGGTGAGGCGCCCGGTCTTGACGTCGTAGACGAAGCCGCGGACGTTGTCCGTGTGCGGCAGGTACGCGCTGCGCCGGACCCGCTCCACCGAGGTCCGGACGCTGTTTTCGACGTTGCGGAACGCCTCCACCGACCACGTCGGCCGCAGGCCGGTGTCGTGTTCCAGCTCGTCCTTGAAGTCGTCCTCGGTGACCATCGAGAGGCCGCACTCCGTGTGCTGCACGATCAGCACCTCGCGCGTGCCCAGCTTGCGCTGCGACAGGGCCAGCGAGCGGATCACGTCGTCGGTCACCACGCCGCCCGCGTTGCGCAGGACGTGGGACTCGCCCTGCAGCAGGCCGAAGATCTCGAAGACCCGGATCCGGGCGTCCATGCAGGTCAGCACGGCCACCTGGAGGGACGGCCGCGGGGTCGACCGGTCACCGGGGGTGATCTCGCCGAGTTCCTGGTTGCGCTTGAGGAGTACGTCGATCGAGGTCATCGGTCACCTTCCGGCCAGTGGCCCCGCGGCGCGGGCCGACGTCCATTCCACCGGCAGGCGAGCGCCCGGGCAATGCACTACGAGCTATGTCACGGCGCGCGTCAGCCGCCGAACCACGGCTCCTCGATCGTGCGCGGCGGCGCCGACGTCCGCCCGACGCGCAGCTCGGTCGGCAGCGTGATCACCTTCGGTGCGCTCCGCTCGCCCGAGCTGAGCAGCAGCCGCCCGGCCGTCTTGCCCTTCTCCAGCACCGGCTGGTGGACCGTGGTGAGGCCGATCCGCTCGGCTTCGGCGATGCCGTCGAAACCGGTCACGGTCAGGTCCTGCGGCACCCGCAGCCCGCGCCGCTCGGCCTCGGCCATGGCGCCGAGCGCGAGGATGTCCGAGGTACAGATCACGGCCGTGATCTGCGGATACGCGTCGAGCAGCTGGCGGGCCGCGGACGCGCCGTCGTCCACCGTGTGGTCGAACCGCTCGACCACCGGGACACCCGCCCAGTCGACGCCCGCGGCCGAGAACGCCACGGCGAGCGCCTCCAGCCGGGTGCGCTGGACGTGGAAGTGGGCACCGCTCTGGCGGGCGGCCGACACGAAGTCGTCGTTGCGCTCGCGGGCCAGCCGCATGCAGATCACGCCGACCTGCCGGTGGCCCAGCGTCACGAGGTGCTCGGCGATCTTGCCGACCGCGGCCGCGTCGTCCGGGCCGACGCGGTCGATCCCTTCGAGGCTCGGCTGGTCGATGATCACCGTCGGCACCGGCCGCTCCAGCACGGCGGCCAGGTGCGGGTCGTCGTCCGGCACGGAGTAGACGACGAACCCGTCGACACCCGCGCGGTGCACCGCGGCCACGTCTTCGCGGCCCGGGCTGGCCGGGACCAGGTGCAGGCCGACGCCGGCGTCTTCGCAGGCCAGCGCCAGTCCTTCGAGCACGCCGACGGCGGCCGGGTCGCGGAAGGCGTAGGAGAGGTTCTCGGTGAGCAGCAGCCCGACCGCGCCCGCCTTGCGGGTGCGCAGCGAGCGGGCGACGGGGTCGGGTCCGGGGTAGCCCAGCCGCCGCGCGGTCTCGAGGACGCGGCGGCGCAGTTCGGGGGACAGCTGGTCCGGCCGGTTGTAGGCGTTGGACACCGTGGTCCTGGACACACCGAGCTCCGCCGCGAGCGACGCCAGTGTCGCCTGCCTCCGGGTGCGAATAGGACGGCCCATCAGCAAACCGTAACGGTTCAGATCGTTTTCCTGAAGAGACACCCCGCGTGGTCGATGTCTCGATCCGCATGCACGAAGACGCATACACCAAACCGGGATCGGATGACCAGGAAGTCATCCGGATGGGGTAAGGTGAATCTGACAACGGTTTCCATTAGCGTCTGCAGGAGAGTCCTCGATGAGATGCCGCACCAGGAGTGTGCTCGCCGCCGCTTCGGCCCTGTCCGTGTTCGCTCTGGCCGCGTGCTCCGGCGGGACGTCCGGCTCCGACGGCGGCGCGCAGCCCGGCGGCTCGGACCGGATCAAGGTCGTCGCCTCGACCGACGTCTGGGGCAGCGTGGTCAGCGCCGTCGGCGGGGACAAGGTCGAGGTCAAGTCGATCATCCACGACCCGTCGGCCGACCCGCACTCGTACGAGACGACGGCGGACGACGCGCTCGCGGCCAAGGACGCGAAGCTGCTGCTGTCCAACGGCGGCGGCTACGACGAGTTCTTCGGCAAGCTCACCGCGCAGGCCGGTGACGCCAAGAAGCTGGTCGCCTACGACATCGCCGCGACCGGCGACGAGAACGAGCACGTCTGGTACGACCTGCCCGGCGTCGCGAAGGTCGCCGACCAGCTCGCGGCGCAGCTCGGCGAGCTGCAGCCGGCGTCGAAGCAGGTGTTCGCCGACAACGCGGCGGCCTTCAAGGCGAAGGCCGGCGCGCTGGAGAAGCGGCTCGGCGAGCTGGGCGCCACCCACCCCGGCACGAAGGTCGTCGTCACCGAGCCGGTCGCGCACTACCTGCTGGAGAGCGCGAAGATCACCGACGCGACGCCGAAGGCGTTCTCCGACGCCGTCGAGAACGACACCGACGTCCCGGCCGGCGCGGTGAACGAGTACAAGCAGCTCATCGCGACCAAGCAGGTCAAGGCGCTGATCAACAACGCGCAGACGGTGACCCCGCTCACCCAGGACGTCGTCGCGCAGGCGAAGGCGGCCGGGATCGGGGTCGTCGACGTGACCGAGACGCTGCCCCAGGGTGTGACGGACTACATTGGCTGGATGACCGGGGAAGTCGACGAGCTGGCTGGGGCGTTGAAGTAGCCATGGCGCTCGTATCCGACGACGTACGCCCCGCGGTCCGGGTCCGCGGGGCGGGGCTGGCCTTCGGTCCCCGGACCCTCTGGTCGGGGCTGGACCTCGTCGTCGAGCCGGGCGAGTTCCTGGCCGTGCTCGGCCCCAACGGCTCCGGCAAGAGCAGCCTGCTCAAGGCGTTGCTCGGCATGCAGGACCTGTCGGCGGGCACGGTCGAGATCGCCGGCGGCCGCCCGGGTGGCGCGAACCGCAAGGTCGGCTACATCCCGCAGCAGCGCGCCATCGACGAGGCGCTGACCCTGCGCGGCGTCGACCTGGTCGGGCTGGGGCTCGACGGCCACCGCTGGGGGCCGGGCCTCTTCGGCATGGCGGCCCGGCGGCGCCGGGTCGCCGCGGCGGTCGCCGAAGTCGGGGCGACGGCGTACGCCAAGGAGCCGGTCGGACGGCTGTCCGGCGGCGAACAGCAGCGGCTGCGCGTGGCGCAGGCCCTGGTCGGGGACCCCGAGGTGCTGCTCTGCGACGAGCCGCTGCTGTCCCTGGACCTGGCGCACCAGCGCGCGATCAGCGAGCTGATCGACGCCCGGCGGCGTTCGGCGGGGACCGCGGTGCTGTTCGTGACGCACGAGATCAACCCGGTGCTGCCGTTCGTCGACCGCGTGCTGTACCTGGTCAACGGCCAGTTCCGGGTCGGCAAGCCGGACGAGGTCATGACCACCGAGACGCTGTCGCAGCTGTACGGCACCCGCGTCGAGGTGCTGAAGGTGGGTGGGCAGATCCACATCGCGGGCGCGCAGAGCGCGTTGTGCGAGGCCGAGCCGCACCACCACGAAGAAGACGTCGAAGAGCAAGTGGGCTGAAAGCG
Proteins encoded in this region:
- a CDS encoding alpha/beta fold hydrolase; this translates as MLCFGGSGVPIVLLHGLMGRARTWWRVAEWLRPYGAVYGLDARGHGSAPRVGPWTTERFAEDVAAALRTLDAGPAVLIGHSMGGLHAWATAARYPELVRAVVSEDFAPDQRGRTVETWRGYFESWPVPFESLGHVREFFGDAGEYFADCVEEREDGFHLVADLEDLYVIAAEWGRRDYWDVVEAIRCPLLLVEGEHTAMPPGQQAAVAARVPGAKHLVVPGSAHLPHDEAPETYRGAVEAFLSQVLNR
- a CDS encoding beta-class carbonic anhydrase, with amino-acid sequence MTSIDVLLKRNQELGEITPGDRSTPRPSLQVAVLTCMDARIRVFEIFGLLQGESHVLRNAGGVVTDDVIRSLALSQRKLGTREVLIVQHTECGLSMVTEDDFKDELEHDTGLRPTWSVEAFRNVENSVRTSVERVRRSAYLPHTDNVRGFVYDVKTGRLTEVK
- a CDS encoding peptidoglycan recognition protein family protein, with the translated sequence MVTVDRRTLLKAGATATAAGALGMTTTGTAAAAVPTPTIHPTSEWGARPAAGTIVVENHKPTYIVVHHAVDPPANNDFSLARAFYVARFIQNLHMDKNGWIDSGQQFTNSRGGFVTEGRHRSLEVLRGGTQHVQGANVANHNSECLGIENEGMYSTVDVPQALWDSLVNLIAYIAHQYGISPEFIKGHRDFNSTECPGQVLYDRLPELRTAVGRVLGVSVARAEAGWPLLKPGDTGRKVQLAQRFLRASGFGVPTDGVFGQSTKDAVAALAAQAGLRRDTCTAAMVSDETGFLGADVWPLIVPSDRSTAAWRADLSRA
- a CDS encoding LacI family DNA-binding transcriptional regulator codes for the protein MGRPIRTRRQATLASLAAELGVSRTTVSNAYNRPDQLSPELRRRVLETARRLGYPGPDPVARSLRTRKAGAVGLLLTENLSYAFRDPAAVGVLEGLALACEDAGVGLHLVPASPGREDVAAVHRAGVDGFVVYSVPDDDPHLAAVLERPVPTVIIDQPSLEGIDRVGPDDAAAVGKIAEHLVTLGHRQVGVICMRLARERNDDFVSAARQSGAHFHVQRTRLEALAVAFSAAGVDWAGVPVVERFDHTVDDGASAARQLLDAYPQITAVICTSDILALGAMAEAERRGLRVPQDLTVTGFDGIAEAERIGLTTVHQPVLEKGKTAGRLLLSSGERSAPKVITLPTELRVGRTSAPPRTIEEPWFGG
- a CDS encoding M1 family metallopeptidase, whose protein sequence is MRRRLTALAVCAAVVFAAACTGDAVTAPPPPPPPPPMHPLPGASGAGDPYYPDDGNGGYDALGYQVGVTYDPPSGHLDGDTTVTAKATQDLSRFDLDLRGLDVHDVQVDGQPARFSREKAFELVITPPSPIRAGTTFRTRVRYGGDPAKTPHDGGSENGWQHSADGGAYMVGEPHSASFWYPVNETPRDKATFTLTAHVPAGWTVISNGREGPPGTWTEPNPVASYLTTIAIGKFSVDRSTLPDGTPVVSAYAPGADARRAIGGRLPEVLGFLTSKFGPYPQSAAGGIYLDENVPFSLETQTRPTYAKWADLPTLVHENAHQWFGDSVSLRDWSDICLNECFASYSQWLWAEREGQSLDDRYRAAIEITRGSTDFWGQKLVAMGHGHEFEGVYNKGILAVHALRRQIGDPAFDRLLHDWPSRYRHGNATWADFEAMAARDSGQNLRPFFDEWFRGTKLPADADLFPGSLRS
- a CDS encoding metal ABC transporter solute-binding protein, Zn/Mn family, with the translated sequence MRCRTRSVLAAASALSVFALAACSGGTSGSDGGAQPGGSDRIKVVASTDVWGSVVSAVGGDKVEVKSIIHDPSADPHSYETTADDALAAKDAKLLLSNGGGYDEFFGKLTAQAGDAKKLVAYDIAATGDENEHVWYDLPGVAKVADQLAAQLGELQPASKQVFADNAAAFKAKAGALEKRLGELGATHPGTKVVVTEPVAHYLLESAKITDATPKAFSDAVENDTDVPAGAVNEYKQLIATKQVKALINNAQTVTPLTQDVVAQAKAAGIGVVDVTETLPQGVTDYIGWMTGEVDELAGALK
- a CDS encoding A/G-specific adenine glycosylase, producing MAVDADVLLDWFSAHGRDLPWRRPDCSAWGVLVSEIMLQQTPVARVEPIWHEWMARWPVPSALAASSQGEVVRAWGKLGYPRRALRLHEAAGVIAARHGDVVPSDVDTLLALPGIGAYTARAVAAFAYGRRAPVVDTNVRRVVARAVHGAGDAGPASNTRDMADVEALLPAEDAPAARFSAAIMELGALICTARAPKCADCPIFAECAWQLAGRPEYTGPAKPVQRYAGTDRYVRGRLLDVLRGSEGPVEKARLDLVWHDGGQRDRCLDSLLVDGLLEQTRDGLFALPGEH
- a CDS encoding metal ABC transporter ATP-binding protein, with protein sequence MALVSDDVRPAVRVRGAGLAFGPRTLWSGLDLVVEPGEFLAVLGPNGSGKSSLLKALLGMQDLSAGTVEIAGGRPGGANRKVGYIPQQRAIDEALTLRGVDLVGLGLDGHRWGPGLFGMAARRRRVAAAVAEVGATAYAKEPVGRLSGGEQQRLRVAQALVGDPEVLLCDEPLLSLDLAHQRAISELIDARRRSAGTAVLFVTHEINPVLPFVDRVLYLVNGQFRVGKPDEVMTTETLSQLYGTRVEVLKVGGQIHIAGAQSALCEAEPHHHEEDVEEQVG
- a CDS encoding antibiotic biosynthesis monooxygenase family protein; translation: MSVVKINAIEVPEGAGPELEKRFAARMHAVDRQPGFLGFELLRPVSGETRYFVYTKWETEEAYQAWAKGGPAAAAHSGERAKPVSTGANLLEFEVVLGSKPGE